Within the Bacillus pumilus genome, the region TCCATTTTCTTATCAATTTCTTTATCAGATACTTTGTATTTGTCAGCAAGAACCTTTTGTTGAACAAGTAGATTTAAAGCATCTCCACCTGCTTGTTTCTTAAGAGTTGTATAAAGCTCTTCTTTTGTGACATCTCCTGATTTTGTTGTTGCGATGACATCTTTATCACCGCTACTGCATGCGCCAAGAGTTAAAACACTAACTGCTGTTACAGCTGCTAAAGCCATTTTTTTCATTCAAAAAACACTCCTAATCTTTCCAATTTATTTATCATTGCTTGTATCATAACATATTGTGACACGCAGTAAAAAGAAATGCAAATGGAAGGGCATTCGTCTAGTCAAAAATTTGCGCGCGACATACACATATAGTGATCACAAAAAGGAGGCTGAATTATATGGGAGCAGGATATTCTAATGGGTTTGCTTTATTGGTCGTGCTATTCATTTTGCTGATCATCGTTGGTGCAGCATATCTTTACTAATTAAATCGCTGTGACAGAAAGGAGCCGTCCTGCCATGCGTGCGGGCGGTTCTTTTTTCAAACGATGACAGGTGCCTAAACGTTTTCAATTTTATTGCATACACTGAGCTTAGAACAGAGGAAGAATTGGCAGGAGGTGTTTTTACATGGGAGGAGAAGTCTTCGCTGGCGGTTTTGCACTAGTCGTCGTGTTATTCATCTTATTGATCATTATCGGTGCATCTTGGATTTGCTAATAATGAATATACACAAAAAGCTGCCCTCAAACTGGCAGCTTTTGCTTTGATCTTAAATAGATATGGTAATTTCAACAAATGATGAGATCAGTAAGATCAGTATCGATACATTGATAAAGCGAAACACCTTATCTTGCCGTTCTTCAGGAATCTCTCTGACAAGGCATAATGTATTAGTAAGCCTGTTTATTGAATACACAATAAACGCGGCAAAGACGATGAAGTAAAATAAAACTATCGGAGATCCCCCCTCTCTATGCTATTCCCATACTACATTACCAAATATTTTATGAAAAAGATAGAAGTTGGCTTTAAAAACCTCATGATGAGGATGTTTGGTCAACTAAAATATCAAACTCGTCTTGGGCTTGATCGATGATGCAGGATTTAGGTGCTTTGAGCAGTTTCCATGCAAATAAAAAGTCAGGCAAACAATAGCCTGCATGAATACTTGCGATGATGATAAAATAGTGTGCATACATAGGAAACGCCACACCTAACACAAAGTAAACCGGTGAAATCACACAAAATGGACTAAGAAGTGAATAAAGCATGATGTTCTTTGGCACACGCTGCCAGCAATTTCGTTTAAATAACGTCATTTTTTTCTTGTTTTTCATCACTGGGATCAAGTGAACCACACGGTGGACAAGCAACGTCACAAGTAAAAGCATAGCAAAAAGCGGTGCGTTGTGACTGCTTAGTCTCGTTTCAGGATGAGTCAGTTGAAAACATAAAAAAGCCGTAATGAAAAAAAGTATAGCAAGACTTATGGCTGAAATCAGCAGTCTTGTATAACCATAATCCTTTTCAAGATTAATGGTCTTCCAACAATTCATTTTTCATCCTTCCAATCTTAAAAAACTAATTGAATATCTCAAGATAATTTACTCTTCCTGAGGATAAAAATCAATGGTTTTTATGAAAAAAAATAAAATGTGGTGTTCATATGGAATAAAGAGAGGAAACTTTGGATTTTTCAAGAAAAAAAGACAGAAGAGGGAGGTTCGTCTCTTTCGTCAATGAGTAATTTCGGCTAGAATAGAAAGACTAAGAGAAAGAGGGAACGTACATGAGTATTGAGGAACGAATGAGCCAGCTCGAATATTATATGGAACTTTTGCTGACGGCGACCGATATGAGCCGTTATCCATATTATGCATTATTGATGAGGCAGCAGGTATCGAAAGAAGAAGCGCAGGAAATTGAGCGTATTTGTGCTGAGCTTTCAGAGGAAATGGACAAGCAAAAAGCACAAGGCTACGTCATGTTTGACGATATGCTTGCGCTTTTTGCAGGACAGTTAATTGAAAAGCTGGATGTGCATGAGACGATATTTGCATTGCATGATCAAGGGCTGTTTCAGCCGTTAATGAATGAATTTATAAAGATCATTAAACAATTTGATTTGCTTTAGCCGCTTTTTCTGCTGCATCAGCTGAGTCTTCAAGTTCCTCAGACTTTTTAGTGACTCTTCCTCGCTCGTTCAAAAAGTCCTTCTCAATGTTTGAAAACGATTTCTCAAAAATCTCCATGAAGTCCTCACCATAGATGTTTCGGATAATACACATCATTTCTAAAATCTCAGGGAATTTTCCGTAAATGTCATGAAGCGGCTGTGCGCCTTTGACAATACCAGTTCTTGCCGGGTCATAATCTTCGAGTAGTTTATGGAATGTCTCTTCGCCTTTTGGCGTTAGCTCAATATACGTATTGCGTTTATCGTTTAACTTTTTAGAAAATTTTAAAAATCCTCGTTCCTCCAGTTTCTTGGAGAAGTTAAACGCTGTTGATACGTGCATGACGCCAAACTTTGCAATTTCTGATATTGAAGCTCCTTTTAATTGATACGCAATCCACAAAATATGATGTTCATTGATATTTAGGTTATACGGTTTGATCCACTGCTGCCAGTCCTTTTCAATGGATTTCCAAAGAGCTTTGCTCAATTGGGCCATTCTTTGACTGAATAAAAGTGCTTCTTTTACATCGAAAGGCTGTTCCGAATGATTCATCCATTTCACCTACTTCTCTTTTTCTTGTAATTCTATTATGCCAATAAAATAAAGATTAATAAAGCTGAAAATTCAAGAATTTTTAAAACTCATGAAAAACATTGTCAAAATAACCTTTTTTCAACAAAAAAAGTGCGGGATACGCACCCCGCACACTTTTGTAAACGAATATTTTTTCTTGAGTATATTAGTTTTGTAAGGTTTTCTCCAGTTGCTTGAGCTTTTCCTCAATTTCCTGAATTTCCTTTTGCAAATCCTGCTGATGAGGCTTGATTTCTTCACGCCATTGCTGAATCGATGTTTGTAATTCAGTTCCGACTTCTTTAATGACCTCTGCACTTTCTTTTGCTGTTTCAACAATTTGCTCTTTTAAAGCTTGTCCATCTCTTTTTAATCTTGTCAGCGTATCTTCGAATTTGTCATAGCCGTCTTTCATCTTTCCGCGCACATCTCTGCCAGAAGAGGGAGTCGTCAGGAGCACTGCCGCACCTCCGAGGAGACCGCCTACAAATAATCCTGTTAATAAAGAACGTCCACTAGCCATTCAA harbors:
- a CDS encoding YjcZ family sporulation protein codes for the protein MGAGYSNGFALLVVLFILLIIVGAAYLY
- a CDS encoding YjcZ family sporulation protein, which translates into the protein MGGEVFAGGFALVVVLFILLIIIGASWIC
- a CDS encoding DUF3267 domain-containing protein, whose amino-acid sequence is MNCWKTINLEKDYGYTRLLISAISLAILFFITAFLCFQLTHPETRLSSHNAPLFAMLLLVTLLVHRVVHLIPVMKNKKKMTLFKRNCWQRVPKNIMLYSLLSPFCVISPVYFVLGVAFPMYAHYFIIIASIHAGYCLPDFLFAWKLLKAPKSCIIDQAQDEFDILVDQTSSS
- a CDS encoding YhaI family protein: MSIEERMSQLEYYMELLLTATDMSRYPYYALLMRQQVSKEEAQEIERICAELSEEMDKQKAQGYVMFDDMLALFAGQLIEKLDVHETIFALHDQGLFQPLMNEFIKIIKQFDLL
- a CDS encoding HTH-type transcriptional regulator Hpr, yielding MNHSEQPFDVKEALLFSQRMAQLSKALWKSIEKDWQQWIKPYNLNINEHHILWIAYQLKGASISEIAKFGVMHVSTAFNFSKKLEERGFLKFSKKLNDKRNTYIELTPKGEETFHKLLEDYDPARTGIVKGAQPLHDIYGKFPEILEMMCIIRNIYGEDFMEIFEKSFSNIEKDFLNERGRVTKKSEELEDSADAAEKAAKANQIV
- a CDS encoding YtxH domain-containing protein, whose protein sequence is MASGRSLLTGLFVGGLLGGAAVLLTTPSSGRDVRGKMKDGYDKFEDTLTRLKRDGQALKEQIVETAKESAEVIKEVGTELQTSIQQWREEIKPHQQDLQKEIQEIEEKLKQLEKTLQN